A genomic window from Nicotiana sylvestris chromosome 11, ASM39365v2, whole genome shotgun sequence includes:
- the LOC104238243 gene encoding uncharacterized protein — protein sequence MRSLLYSTVTIPTTSKLPNCYSPHSLKLPFLNFLHPSKYPILLNSDPRVKSHKRLITKASMASQESNTEANSQQTKPFSVLFVCLGNICRSPAAEGVFTDLVKKRGLDSKFKIDSAGTINYHEGNEADPRMRAAAKRRGIAITSISRPIRPSDFKDFDLILAMDEQNKADILGALERWIHRETLPADAPEKVRLMCSYCKKHDETEVPDPYYGGAQGFEKVLDLLEDACDSLLESIVAEKKI from the exons ATGAGGTCCTTATTGTACAGTACAGTCACCATACCAACAACCTCAAAATTACCAAACTGCTACTCCCCTCACTCTCTGAAACTCCCATTTCTAAACTTTCTTCATCCTTCTAAATACCCAATTCTTCTAAACTCAGACCCTCGTGTAAAAAGCCATAAAAGACTAATAACCAAAGCTTCAATGGCATCCCAAGAATCAAATACGGAAGCAAATTCACAGCAGACAAAACCATTCTCTGTTCTCTTTGTGTGTCTTGGTAACATATGCAGAAGCCCAGCTGCTGAAGGCGTCTTTACTGATTTGGTCAAAAAAAGAGGACTTGATTCCAAGTTCAAGATTGATTCTGCTGGTACTATTAATTATCATGAG GGAAATGAAGCTGACCCAAGAATGAGGGCTGCTGCTAAAAGGCGTGGAATTGCAATAACTTCTATATCTAGGCCAATTAGGCCTTCTGATTTCAAAGATTTTGATCTCATTCTTGCTATGGATGAGCAAAATAAAG CTGATATACTTGGAGCTCTTGAGAGGTGGATCCATAGAGAGACATTACCAGCTGATGCACCTGAAAAG GTTCGCTTGATGTGTTCCTACTGTAAGAAGCATGACGAAACTGAAGTCCCAGACCCTTACTATGGTGGAGCTCAAGGTTTTGAGAAG
- the LOC104238240 gene encoding serine/threonine-protein kinase D6PK-like: MARLPGSSEITESIEGPASKLNEDAQLHHHMTRMKKYRIEDDINKLFEAIELRNIDRGVSKSKRGVKDVMSKSAMKRPMRSSPSRASGIGISEPVNLKQALRGLCISQASELAALKKQWSKASRLSRVSEMGAVKRLYMAVAIEEANSPDHHVDGGVGNLVEISLLPEKRMSDSSHKSPESENVTAQEQSTFVTHTSNLSENAMKHKASKIQAESEAFCPAIDIGYGYLKQVSEQKKMLELPHSSTASCAEKEELVQDQVVPAVDEARTAAIVADREQERDLNFVSCSSVFSAGNKVIKPTSSSSSLMKPVFRSKIFSKKKVLSAFVSSSKQSNGGTDSDLACITSEFPCETPEYAPRNNQKEEDKESPDSCGVSSIEVSSSALKSGVAKLVLTSRSCIRERSILTKADERSGSKEKGQMSHSSKSSIGDYSSTTSISDESYLSGSSRSGYRPHMSKDLRWEAITCVLKQHGNIGLRHFKLLRKLGGGDIGNVYLSELTGTNCIFAVKVMDNDLLIGKRKMTRAQTEKEILQILDHPFLPTLYAHFTSDKYSCLVMDYCPGGDLHVLRQKQPSKNFPEQAARFYVAEVLLALEYLHLLGVVYRDLKPENVLVREDGHIMLSDFDLSLRCAVNPTLMKSSSPVVERPKKSSPYSVSSCIDPFCLNPSWQVSCFSPRFLSAAAKTRKLKTDLPAQVSPLPQLVVEPTNARSNSFVGTHEYLAPEIIKGEGHGNAVDWWTFGIFLYELLYGRTPFKGPGNEDTLANVVSQCLKFPESPTVSSHARDLIRRLLQKEPENRLGAVRGAAEIKQHPFFEGLNWALIRCSTPPEIPRSYDLANVFPDTNQQYKESSKFQNELKNIGENIEFEMF; this comes from the exons ATGGCTAGGTTGCCTGGTAGTAGTGAGATTACAGAGTCAATAGAGGGTCCTGCATCTAAACTGAATGAAGATGCGCAACTGCATCATCACATGACGCGTATGAAAAAGTATCGTATTGAAGATGATATTAATAAACTGTTTGAGGCGATAGAGCTTAGGAATATCGATAGGGGTGTGAGTAAGTCGAAAAGGGGTGTCAAAGATGTAATGAGCAAAAGTGCGATGAAAAGGCCAATGAGATCTAGCCCCTCTCGTGCTTCAGGTATAGGAATTTCTGAGCCTGTAAATTTGAAGCAGGCCTTGAGAGGATTATGCATCTCTCAAGCATCAGAGCTGGCTGCCCTGAAGAAGCAATGGTCAAAGGCATCCAGATTGTCTAGAGTCTCAGAAATGGGGGCTGTCAAGAGACTGTACATGGCTGTTGCGATTGAGGAGGCCAACAGCCCTGATCATCATGTTGATGGAGGTGTAGGGAATTTGGTGGAGATATCCCTCCTCCCGGAGAAGAGGATGTCAGATTCTTCACATAAAAGTCCTGAATCTGAGAATGTGACAGCTCAAGAACAATCTACTTTTGTCACTCATACATCCAATCTGTCCGAAAATGCAATGAAACATAAGGCAAGTAAAATACAAGCAGAAAGTGAGGCTTTTTGTCCGGCAATTGATATTGGTTACGGTTACCTGAAACAAGTGTCCGAGCAGAAGAAGATGCTCGAGTTACCACATTCTTCAACTGCCAGTTGTGCTGAAAAAGAGGAACTAGTACAAGATCAGGTGGTTCCTGCTGTAGATGAAGCTCGGACAGCTGCAATTGTAGCGGACAGGGAGCAGGAACGAGATTTGAATTTCGTGTCTTGCTCATCTGTATTCAGTGCAGGAAATAAAGTCATCAAGCCTACTTCTAGCAGCTCAAGTTTGATGAAACCAGTTTTCAGAAGCAAAATTTTTTCTAAGAAGAAAGTATTATCTGCTTTTGTCAGCAGTTCCAAGCAATCTAATGGTGGAACTGATAGTGATTTGGCTTGTATTACAAGTGAGTTTCCTTGTGAGACACCTGAATATGCTCCGAGGAATAATCAGAAAGAAGAGGATAAGGAATCTCCAGATTCCTGTGGTGTAAGTAGCATAGAAGTTAGTTCATCTGCTCTGAAGTCTGGTGTTGCTAAACTAGTTCTGACCTCAAGGAGTTGTATCAGAGAAAGAAGTATACTTACAAAAGCTGATGAAAGATCGGGGTCAAAGGAAAAGGGTCAGATGTCTCATAGTTCGAAGAGTAGTATTGGAGATTATAGCAGCACCACAAGCATTAGTGATGAAAGCTATCTCAGTGGGTCTAGTCGCAGTGGTTATCGGCCTCATATGTCAAAAGATTTGAGATGGGAAGCTATTACTTGTGTTCTGAAGCAGCATGGAAACATTGGCTTAAGGCATTTTAAGCTGCTCAGAAAACTTGGAGGTGGGGATATTGGCAATGTTTATCTTTCTGAGCTAACGGGCACAAACTGTATCTTTGCTGTGAAAGTTATGGATAATGACCTCCTGATCGGCAAGAGGAAGATGACGAGAGCTCAGACTGAAAAAGAAATTCTTCAAATACTCGATCATCCGTTTCTTCCTACACTCTATGCCCATTTTACTAGTGACAAATACTCGTGTTTAGTGATGGATTACTGTCCAGGTGGTGATCTGCATGTACTCCGACAAAAACAACCAAGCAAGAATTTCCCTGAACAAGCTGCCAG ATTTTATGTTGCTGAAGTTCTTCTTGCGTTGGAATACCTTCACCTGCTTGGAGTTGTCTACCGTGACTTAAAACCCGAGAATGTATTGGTCCGAGAAGATGGTCATATCATGCTTTCTGATTTTGATTTATCTCTAAGGTGTGCTGTTAATCCTACATTGATGAAATCATCTTCTCCTGTCGTTGAGCGTCCAAAGAAGTCTAGTCCATACTCGGTATCCAGCTGCATTGATCCCTTCTGCTTAAATCCATCCTGGCAAGTATCCTGCTTCAGCCCCAGGTTTTTATCTGCTGCAGCAAAGACGCGTAAGCTAAAGACTGACCTACCTGCACAAGTTTCACCTTTACCGCAGCTTGTTGTAGAGCCAACAAACGCTCGTTCCAACTCATTTGTAGGAACGCACGAGTACTTGGCTCCAGAGATTATCAAAGGAGAAGGTCATGGCAATGCAGTAGATTGGTGGACCTTCGGAATCTTTCTATACGAGCTTTTATATGGAAGAACTCCTTTCAAAGGGCCAGGAAATGAGGATACACTGGCCAATGTGGTTTCTCAATGCCTTAAGTTTCCAGAAAGTCCTACTGTTAGTTCTCATGCAAGAGATTTAATAAGAAGGTTGTTGCAGAAGGAACCTGAGAATCGGTTAGGAGCTGTGAGAGGGGCAGCAGAAATAAAGCAGCATCCATTCTTTGAGGGACTCAACTGGGCGTTGATTCGATGCTCAACACCTCCAGAAATACCTCGATCCTACGACTTGGCAAATGTCTTCCCTGATACAAACCAACAATATAAGGAGAGCAGCAAGTTTCAAAATGAGTTAAAAAATATAGGTGAGAATATTGAGTTTGAGATGTTTTAG